The following DNA comes from Nitrospinaceae bacterium.
ACGCTCGGGCGCTGCGCCCCCGAGCGATTCGCTCCATCCAGCTCTGCCGGGTAGCCCAGAAGATTCACGATGCCCAGCAGATAGGGAATCACCGCCAGAAAAAAAACATCGCTGTAGCTTGCGCCCGAGAAAATAAACGCCCCTCCAATCACCACCGACAGCGCCGAGCCCATCTTCGACCACAGGCGCGCAAAACCATAAACCCTCACGCCCTCATCCTCGCGGCCCTGCTCTCGCAGCCAGTCGAAAATCATCGCCTTGTGCGTCCCCGAGCGAAACGCATCGCCCAGCGCAAAGGCAAACATCGCCCCGAACAGGGCCGCCAGCGAGGCGGCAAAACCAAATATCAAAAACGAGACGATGTAGGCCGACAGGGAAAAAATCACCGCCCGCCGCCGGCCATACAAATCGGCCACCGCGCCGCTCGGCACCTCAAACAGGTTGACGCACACCTCCCGAAACCCGATCAGCAGCCCGATCTGGAAAAACGACAAACCCTTTTCCCTGAAAGCGAGAATCAAAAACGGCTCAAAATATGTCTGGTTCTTCAAGAATCCGTAAAGCGAAAAACGAAAAAGCATAAAGACCCACCTTTCCCCGTCACTTTAGCGGTACGGGGCCACCGATGGAACCTGCACCGTCAAAAAAGCGGAAACATCGGTTCGGCCAATCTATCAAGACACAGGTTTCACAGAGGAATCCCAAGCCATGAAAAAATCATTGATGATTACAGTCGCTTTTCTTTTTTCGCTCATGCCATTCGCCACGCTCGCCTCGGCGAATCCCGGCGACTTGGGCCAGGGGACCTGGGGACACGGCCCCATGGGCTACGGCATGCATTACATGTGGGGGGCCTGGGGGATAGGGATGATGTTGTTCATGCTGATTTTCTGGGGGCTGATCATCGCCGGAGTCGTTGCCTTGATTCGATGGCTCTGGGGCGGTTCGGGCGGATCAACTTCTGTTCCTACAAGCAGAGGTGATGCGGCGGAAGAGATTTTGAAAAACCGTTATGCTAAGGGCGAAATCGACAAGCAGGAATTTGAGTCAAAACTGCAGGATATTCGGGCAACCTGACGATTTTTTTGGCTCGCCCATGGTTGAAGCCTCTTCTATTCGGGTTCAAAGGGGCCGCAGGGGGCGGCAAGAAGGTGGAATATAACGGGAAGATGAACTTGTGGAAGAGAGCAAAGAGGGCTCCAAAAGTCTCAAGGCGGAGGTGATTCATCCCCTTGGGCTGTTGAACTATCAGGCGGGAAGCGTCGTCAGCCGGACGCTCGTCAATGAAAATGGCGGCTCGGTTACGCTTTTCGCCTTTGACGAGGGCGAGGGGTTAAGCGAGCACTCAGCGCCCTATGATGCGCTCGTCCAGCTTCTTGAAGGCGAGGTTGAAATCTCCATTTCGGGCAAAACCCA
Coding sequences within:
- a CDS encoding cupin domain-containing protein codes for the protein MEESKEGSKSLKAEVIHPLGLLNYQAGSVVSRTLVNENGGSVTLFAFDEGEGLSEHSAPYDALVQLLEGEVEISISGKTHLLKAGEMIIMPAGEPHSLKAIKKLKMMLTMVKT
- a CDS encoding SHOCT domain-containing protein; amino-acid sequence: MPFATLASANPGDLGQGTWGHGPMGYGMHYMWGAWGIGMMLFMLIFWGLIIAGVVALIRWLWGGSGGSTSVPTSRGDAAEEILKNRYAKGEIDKQEFESKLQDIRAT